One Streptomyces sp. NBC_01237 genomic region harbors:
- a CDS encoding acyl-CoA dehydrogenase family protein codes for MDFQLSEDQRALRTGVRDLLAGRFGRDRMRAALDRGEGPGRGLWGELGAAGFFALRLPEDSGGVGLGLPEAALLFEEAGRVLLPGPLVATHLAAGAVEGAAEGRTAVTAADGDGPVADLADADAVLVLGEGVRVLTGEPLRAVVRGARPVRSLDPFTPLHRSTDLAGQGEPLPGDAARLRGEGAVLTAAEQLGSAARTLEMAVQHAREREQFGTPIGSFQAVKHLCAEMLARLEPARCAVYAAAVTGDPAEIAGAKLLADEAAVGNARDCLQIHGGMGFTWEADVHLHLKRAWVRSARWLTAAAAEEILAADLGGGGPQDRAPVIPV; via the coding sequence GTGGACTTCCAGCTCTCGGAGGATCAGCGGGCGCTGCGGACAGGGGTGCGCGACCTGCTCGCGGGACGCTTCGGCAGGGACCGGATGCGGGCCGCCCTGGACCGGGGCGAGGGCCCCGGCCGGGGCCTGTGGGGGGAGCTCGGCGCGGCCGGGTTCTTCGCGCTGCGGCTGCCGGAGGACAGCGGCGGGGTGGGCCTCGGGCTGCCCGAGGCCGCGCTGCTCTTCGAGGAGGCGGGGCGGGTGCTGCTGCCCGGACCGCTGGTGGCCACCCACCTCGCCGCCGGTGCGGTGGAGGGGGCCGCGGAGGGGCGGACCGCGGTGACCGCGGCGGACGGCGACGGTCCGGTGGCGGACCTGGCGGACGCCGACGCGGTGCTCGTCCTGGGGGAGGGCGTGCGGGTGCTGACCGGGGAGCCGTTGCGCGCCGTGGTGCGCGGGGCCCGCCCCGTACGTTCGCTCGATCCGTTCACCCCGCTCCACCGGTCGACGGACCTGGCCGGACAGGGGGAGCCGCTGCCCGGCGACGCGGCGCGGCTGCGCGGCGAGGGAGCGGTGCTCACCGCCGCCGAACAGCTCGGAAGTGCCGCCCGCACCCTGGAAATGGCCGTCCAACACGCCCGTGAGCGTGAGCAGTTCGGTACCCCGATCGGGTCGTTCCAGGCGGTCAAACATCTCTGCGCCGAGATGTTGGCCCGGCTCGAACCGGCGCGTTGCGCCGTGTACGCGGCGGCCGTGACGGGCGACCCCGCAGAGATCGCGGGCGCCAAACTGCTCGCCGACGAGGCCGCCGTCGGCAATGCGCGCGACTGCCTCCAGATCCACGGCGGCATGGGCTTCACCTGGGAAGCAGATGTTCACCTCCACCTGAAACGGGCCTGGGTGCGTTCGGCCCGGTGGCTCACGGCGGCGGCCGCGGAGGAGATTCTGGCGGCCGATCTGGGCGGTGGCGGACCGCAGGACCGGGCCCCGGTGATACCCGTGTAG
- a CDS encoding acyl-CoA dehydrogenase family protein encodes MDFRSGPEDEAFRARARGWLEANLPTATTPRTWERTLGRDGWIGLGWETPAPGYGNRSASPAQQVLWAEEYAASAAPARVGHIGENLLAPTLIAYGTEEQRRRFLPGIARGETLWCQGYSEPGAGSDLASVRTAAVREGAGGYAVTGQKIWTSLARDADWCFVLARTEPGSSRHHGLSFLLVEMDQPGRVEVRPIRQMSGTSEFNEVFFDGARAEEVVGGEGNGWTVAMGLLALERGVSTLVQQIGFAAELERVVRAAVDSGAVTDPVVRERLVRQWAELRTMRWNALRTLGTTGDPGAPSVAKLLWGGWHQRLGELAVRIKGPAGAVGPAAWSERSPYELDEAQRLFLFTRSDTIYGGSDEIQRNIIAERVLGLPREPR; translated from the coding sequence ATGGACTTCCGTTCCGGTCCCGAGGACGAGGCGTTCCGCGCACGGGCCCGCGGCTGGCTGGAGGCCAACCTCCCCACCGCCACCACCCCCCGCACCTGGGAACGCACCCTCGGCCGCGACGGCTGGATCGGCCTCGGCTGGGAGACCCCGGCCCCCGGCTACGGCAACCGGAGCGCGAGCCCGGCCCAGCAGGTGCTCTGGGCCGAGGAGTACGCCGCGTCCGCCGCCCCCGCACGCGTCGGCCACATCGGCGAGAACCTCCTCGCCCCGACCCTGATCGCGTACGGCACCGAGGAGCAGCGGCGGCGCTTCCTGCCCGGGATCGCACGCGGCGAGACGCTGTGGTGCCAGGGGTACAGCGAACCGGGCGCCGGTTCCGACCTCGCCTCGGTGCGCACGGCCGCCGTACGGGAGGGGGCGGGCGGCTATGCCGTGACCGGGCAGAAGATCTGGACGTCACTCGCGCGGGACGCCGACTGGTGCTTCGTCCTGGCCCGCACCGAGCCCGGATCGTCGCGCCACCACGGGCTGTCGTTCCTGCTGGTCGAGATGGACCAGCCGGGCCGCGTCGAGGTGCGGCCGATCCGCCAGATGTCGGGGACCAGCGAGTTCAACGAGGTCTTCTTCGACGGGGCGCGCGCCGAGGAGGTGGTGGGGGGCGAGGGCAACGGCTGGACCGTCGCCATGGGGCTGCTTGCCCTGGAGCGCGGGGTGTCCACGCTCGTCCAGCAGATCGGGTTCGCCGCCGAGCTGGAGCGGGTGGTGCGCGCCGCCGTCGACAGCGGCGCCGTCACCGACCCGGTCGTACGGGAGCGGCTGGTGCGGCAGTGGGCGGAGCTGCGGACCATGCGCTGGAACGCGCTGCGCACCCTCGGCACGACGGGCGACCCCGGCGCCCCCAGCGTGGCCAAGCTCCTGTGGGGCGGCTGGCACCAGCGGCTCGGCGAGCTGGCCGTACGGATCAAGGGCCCGGCGGGGGCCGTCGGGCCGGCCGCCTGGTCCGAGCGGAGCCCGTACGAACTCGACGAGGCACAGCGCCTGTTCCTCTTCACCAGGTCCGACACCATCTACGGCGGCTCGGACGAGATCCAGCGGAACATCATCGCCGAGCGGGTGCTCGGCCTACCGAGGGAGCCGAGATGA
- a CDS encoding cyclase family protein codes for MSLPAEFHEIAKRVNNWGRWGADDEIGTLNLITDAVVREAAATVRTGRRIPLALPLQQDGVQSGLIPGRVNPLHTMVQINQELFGPGTVATSDDAVTMGLQAATHWDALTHASHSGKIYNGRPAATVTAHGGAEFSSIAAVPHLVSRGVLLDVARARGVDRLPGDHAVTPEDLDAAEDFAGLRVRAGDIVLVRTGQVQVYLAGDKHGYGYPSPGLSVRTPEWFHARDVAAVANDTLTFEIFPPETEDLWLPVHALHLVEMGMLQGQNWNLEALSTACAEERRHAFLLSAMPEPFVGATGTPVAPVAIL; via the coding sequence ATGTCCCTGCCGGCCGAGTTCCACGAGATCGCCAAGCGCGTCAACAACTGGGGCCGTTGGGGCGCGGACGACGAGATCGGCACGCTCAACCTGATCACCGACGCGGTCGTACGGGAGGCCGCCGCCACCGTCCGCACGGGCCGCCGGATTCCGCTCGCGCTGCCGCTCCAGCAGGACGGCGTACAGAGCGGGCTGATCCCGGGACGGGTCAACCCCCTGCACACCATGGTCCAGATCAACCAGGAACTCTTCGGCCCCGGCACGGTCGCCACCAGCGACGACGCCGTCACGATGGGACTCCAGGCGGCCACCCACTGGGACGCGCTCACCCATGCCTCGCACAGCGGGAAGATCTACAACGGCCGCCCCGCCGCCACCGTCACCGCCCATGGCGGCGCGGAGTTCAGTTCGATCGCCGCCGTGCCGCACCTCGTCTCGCGCGGAGTCCTGCTGGACGTGGCCCGCGCCCGGGGCGTCGACCGGCTGCCGGGCGACCACGCCGTCACCCCGGAGGACCTGGACGCGGCGGAGGATTTCGCGGGCCTGCGGGTCCGGGCCGGAGACATCGTGCTCGTACGGACCGGGCAGGTGCAGGTCTACCTGGCGGGCGACAAGCACGGCTACGGCTATCCGTCACCCGGCCTCTCGGTGCGGACGCCCGAGTGGTTCCACGCACGCGATGTGGCCGCGGTCGCCAATGACACCCTCACGTTCGAGATCTTCCCGCCGGAGACCGAGGACCTGTGGCTGCCGGTGCACGCGCTCCATCTGGTCGAGATGGGCATGCTCCAGGGCCAGAACTGGAACCTCGAAGCTCTCTCCACCGCCTGTGCGGAGGAGCGGCGCCACGCCTTCCTGCTCTCGGCGATGCCGGAGCCCTTCGTCGGGGCCACCGGCACCCCGGTCGCCCCGGTCGCCATCCTGTGA
- a CDS encoding amidohydrolase family protein: MTELPRIVSVDDHVIEPPHLFSTWLPAKYRERGPQPLTAGIGELAYTGGKYVITMDPDGPPTDWWIYEDLKFPYKRNIAAVGFDRDDMTLEGITRSEMRPGCWDPAERLKDMDLNHVEASLCFPTFPRFCGQTFAEAHDKEVALACVRAYNDWMVEEWCGDSGGRLIPLCIIPLWDIDLAVAEIRRNAARGVRAVTFSEIPTHLGLPSIHTGYWDPFFAVCQETGTVVNMHIGSSSQMPAASPDAPPAVQASLSFNNAMASMMDFLFSGVLVKHPHLKLAYSEGQMGWIPYALERADDVWEEHRAWGGVRDLIPEPPSTYYYRQIFCCFFRDKHGIASLDVVGRDNATFETDYPHVDSTFPHTKEVALDHVKGLDEETVYKLMRGNAIRMLGLDLDRDRVE; this comes from the coding sequence ATGACGGAACTGCCTCGGATCGTCAGCGTCGACGACCATGTGATCGAGCCACCGCACCTCTTCTCCACCTGGCTGCCCGCCAAGTACCGCGAGCGCGGCCCGCAGCCGCTGACGGCGGGCATCGGCGAGCTGGCGTACACGGGAGGCAAGTACGTCATCACGATGGACCCCGACGGACCGCCCACCGACTGGTGGATCTACGAGGACCTGAAGTTCCCGTACAAGCGCAACATCGCCGCCGTCGGCTTCGACCGCGACGACATGACCCTGGAGGGCATCACCCGCTCGGAGATGCGGCCCGGCTGCTGGGACCCGGCCGAGCGCCTCAAGGACATGGACCTCAACCATGTCGAGGCGTCCCTCTGCTTCCCCACCTTCCCGCGCTTCTGCGGCCAGACCTTCGCCGAGGCCCACGACAAGGAGGTCGCCCTCGCCTGTGTGCGCGCCTACAACGACTGGATGGTCGAGGAGTGGTGCGGCGACAGCGGCGGCCGGCTGATCCCCCTCTGCATCATCCCGCTCTGGGACATCGACCTGGCCGTCGCGGAGATCAGGCGCAACGCCGCCCGCGGGGTGCGGGCGGTGACCTTCTCCGAGATCCCCACCCACCTCGGTCTGCCCTCGATCCACACCGGGTACTGGGACCCGTTCTTCGCGGTCTGCCAGGAGACCGGAACGGTCGTGAACATGCACATCGGGTCCAGCTCGCAGATGCCCGCGGCCTCCCCCGACGCCCCGCCCGCCGTCCAGGCGTCGCTCTCCTTCAACAACGCCATGGCCTCCATGATGGACTTCCTGTTCAGCGGGGTCCTGGTGAAGCACCCGCACCTCAAGCTGGCCTACAGCGAGGGCCAGATGGGCTGGATCCCGTACGCCCTGGAGCGCGCCGACGACGTGTGGGAGGAGCACCGCGCCTGGGGCGGGGTGCGCGACCTGATCCCCGAGCCGCCGTCCACGTACTACTACCGGCAGATCTTCTGCTGCTTCTTCCGCGACAAGCACGGGATCGCGTCCCTCGACGTCGTCGGCCGCGACAACGCCACCTTCGAGACCGACTACCCGCACGTCGACTCGACCTTCCCGCACACCAAGGAGGTCGCCCTCGACCACGTCAAGGGACTGGACGAGGAGACCGTCTACAAACTGATGCGCGGAAACGCGATCCGGATGCTCGGTCTGGATCTCGACCGGGACCGGGTCGAGTAG
- a CDS encoding GlxA family transcriptional regulator: MPHRVVVLALDGLLPFELGIAQRIFGRSLGAEPRNKGKKLYEVVTCSVRPPGPVHTDADFTITVEHGPEALATADTVVVPASYELGPVHTEGRLTEELAAAFALVRPGTRMVSICTGSYVLAAAGYLDGRPATTHWSSAEHFQRIFPNVRVDPDVLFIDDGDVLTSAGVAAGIDLCLHIVRRDHGAAVANEIARRTVVPPHRDGGQAQYIHRPVPEPQFATTTGARAWALGRLDRPILLRDMARQEAMSVRTFTRRFREEVGVSPGQWLAQQRVERARQLLESTDLSIDQVARDAGFGTATSLRQHLQAALGVPPTVYRRTFRTTADQGH; the protein is encoded by the coding sequence ATGCCGCACCGTGTCGTCGTTCTGGCCCTCGATGGGCTGCTCCCCTTCGAACTGGGCATCGCCCAGCGGATCTTCGGCCGGTCGCTCGGCGCGGAGCCCCGCAACAAGGGCAAAAAGCTGTACGAGGTCGTGACCTGCTCCGTCCGCCCGCCGGGCCCGGTCCACACCGACGCGGACTTCACGATCACCGTCGAGCACGGGCCGGAGGCGCTCGCCACCGCCGACACCGTCGTCGTCCCCGCCTCCTACGAGCTGGGTCCCGTCCACACCGAGGGCAGACTCACCGAGGAGCTGGCCGCCGCGTTCGCGCTCGTCCGGCCGGGCACCCGGATGGTCTCCATCTGCACCGGCAGTTACGTCCTGGCCGCCGCCGGATATCTGGACGGCCGGCCCGCGACCACGCACTGGTCCTCCGCCGAACACTTCCAGCGGATCTTCCCGAACGTCCGCGTCGACCCGGACGTCCTGTTCATCGACGACGGCGACGTCCTCACCTCCGCCGGGGTCGCCGCGGGGATCGACCTCTGCCTGCACATCGTGCGCCGCGACCACGGTGCCGCCGTCGCCAACGAGATCGCCCGCCGCACCGTCGTCCCCCCGCACCGCGACGGCGGGCAGGCCCAGTACATCCACCGGCCCGTCCCCGAACCGCAGTTCGCGACCACCACCGGCGCCCGCGCCTGGGCGCTGGGGCGTCTGGACCGGCCGATCCTGCTGCGTGACATGGCGCGGCAGGAGGCGATGAGCGTACGGACGTTCACCCGCCGCTTCCGCGAGGAGGTCGGGGTCAGCCCCGGCCAGTGGCTGGCCCAGCAGCGGGTGGAGCGGGCCCGGCAGCTGCTGGAGTCCACGGACCTCTCGATCGACCAGGTGGCGCGGGACGCGGGCTTCGGCACGGCCACCTCGCTGCGCCAGCACCTCCAGGCGGCGCTGGGCGTGCCACCGACCGTGTACCGCCGCACCTTCCGCACGACGGCGGACCAGGGCCACTGA
- a CDS encoding Zn-dependent alcohol dehydrogenase yields MRGVVFDGKRTEVIDDLEIRDPAPGEVLVAVAAAGLCHSDLSVIDGTIPFPAPVVLGHEGAGVVEAVGAGVTHVAPGDHVALSTLANCGACAQCDRGRPTMCRKAIGMPGRPFSRRGTPLFQFASNSAFAERTLVKAVQAVKIPAEIPLTSAALIGCGVLTGVGAVLNRARVDRGETVVVIGTGGIGLNVIQGARIAGALTIVAVDANPAKEAVARQFGATHFLTSAEGVREILPAGADHAFECVGRTELIRQAIDLLDRHGQAILLGVPAATAEASFLVSSMYLDKSILGCRYGSSRPQRDIALYADLYREGRLLLDELVTRTYPVEDFDKAADDAHHGRVARGVLVF; encoded by the coding sequence ATGAGAGGCGTCGTCTTCGACGGCAAGCGGACCGAGGTCATCGACGACCTGGAGATACGCGATCCGGCGCCCGGTGAGGTGCTGGTCGCGGTGGCCGCGGCGGGCCTGTGCCACAGCGATCTGTCGGTGATCGACGGCACGATCCCCTTCCCCGCGCCGGTGGTTCTCGGCCACGAGGGTGCCGGGGTGGTGGAGGCCGTCGGCGCGGGTGTCACGCATGTGGCGCCGGGGGACCATGTGGCGCTGTCGACGCTGGCGAACTGCGGGGCCTGCGCCCAGTGCGACCGGGGCCGGCCCACGATGTGCCGCAAGGCGATCGGCATGCCGGGGCGCCCCTTCTCGCGGCGCGGCACACCGCTGTTCCAGTTCGCCTCCAACTCCGCGTTCGCCGAACGCACCCTGGTCAAGGCCGTACAGGCGGTGAAGATCCCCGCCGAGATCCCGCTGACCTCGGCGGCGCTGATCGGCTGCGGGGTCCTCACGGGAGTCGGCGCCGTACTCAACCGGGCGCGGGTCGACCGCGGCGAGACGGTCGTCGTCATCGGCACCGGCGGCATCGGTCTCAACGTGATCCAGGGGGCGCGGATCGCGGGCGCCCTGACCATCGTGGCCGTCGACGCGAACCCGGCGAAGGAGGCGGTGGCCCGGCAGTTCGGCGCCACGCACTTCCTGACCTCGGCCGAGGGCGTGCGCGAGATCCTGCCGGCCGGCGCCGACCACGCCTTCGAGTGCGTGGGCCGCACGGAACTGATCCGGCAGGCGATCGACCTGCTGGACCGGCACGGCCAGGCGATCCTGCTCGGGGTTCCGGCGGCGACGGCCGAAGCGTCGTTCCTGGTCTCGTCGATGTATCTGGACAAGTCGATCCTGGGCTGCCGGTACGGATCGTCGCGCCCGCAGCGCGACATCGCGCTCTACGCCGACCTCTACCGCGAGGGGCGGCTGCTCCTGGACGAGCTGGTGACCAGGACCTACCCGGTGGAGGACTTCGACAAGGCGGCGGACGACGCGCACCACGGGCGGGTGGCGCGGGGGGTGCTGGTGTTCTGA
- a CDS encoding MFS transporter, with protein sequence MEKPTETAPVPDAPDGIVPPPTPFALRGVTVGAGPGAGSGSGFGAGLGSGPGELWNRNFRYFFVARTVALFGDGMIPVALTAGLLGAGRPTSSVGFALASWMGPLAFFVLFGGVLADRFTPRRMMIIADALRLTGASVLAVAFATGNPPLWSVYVLSSVAGVGAALFQPGVASTVPRVSSDIQRANAVLRVSEALMTMAGPAFAGVLVGLASAGAVYLANAATFAVSGICLFLMRLAPAPADDAVRGTFVAELADGWREFRARSWLWGVIAIWTVYGFMVLGPMLPLTAVLVTEEHGSGTYGVMMAVNGAGSVAGGLLALRLRPRRPLAAGALALSAVVVNLVVLALGTPVFALGAGQFVAGAAFAFWLVMWSTTVQTHVPPEALNRLHAYDVAGSLLMVAAGRALAGPVAEAVGAPEVLLAGAVINMLVVGVLLMARPIRRLERIG encoded by the coding sequence ATGGAGAAGCCCACAGAAACCGCGCCCGTTCCCGACGCACCGGACGGCATAGTTCCGCCGCCCACGCCTTTCGCGCTGCGGGGGGTGACGGTCGGCGCGGGTCCCGGCGCGGGTTCCGGATCCGGGTTCGGCGCGGGGCTCGGCTCTGGTCCCGGCGAGCTCTGGAACCGAAACTTCCGGTACTTCTTCGTCGCCCGTACCGTCGCGCTCTTCGGCGACGGAATGATCCCCGTGGCGCTCACCGCGGGTCTGCTCGGCGCGGGCCGCCCCACGTCGTCCGTCGGGTTCGCGCTGGCCTCCTGGATGGGGCCGCTGGCGTTCTTCGTGCTGTTCGGCGGGGTGCTGGCGGACCGCTTCACCCCGCGCCGCATGATGATCATCGCCGATGCGCTCCGGCTGACCGGTGCGTCGGTGCTCGCGGTGGCCTTCGCGACGGGCAACCCGCCGCTGTGGTCGGTCTACGTGCTGAGTTCCGTCGCCGGGGTCGGCGCCGCACTGTTCCAGCCGGGCGTCGCCTCGACCGTGCCCCGGGTCTCCTCCGACATCCAGCGGGCCAACGCGGTCCTCCGGGTCTCCGAGGCGCTGATGACCATGGCGGGCCCGGCCTTCGCGGGCGTACTCGTCGGGCTGGCCAGCGCAGGGGCCGTGTACCTGGCGAACGCGGCGACCTTCGCCGTCTCCGGGATCTGCCTCTTCCTGATGCGGCTCGCCCCCGCCCCGGCCGACGACGCGGTGCGCGGCACGTTCGTCGCGGAGCTCGCCGACGGATGGCGGGAGTTCCGGGCCCGCTCCTGGCTGTGGGGCGTGATCGCGATCTGGACGGTGTACGGGTTCATGGTGCTCGGCCCGATGCTCCCGCTCACCGCCGTCCTGGTCACCGAGGAGCACGGCTCGGGGACGTACGGCGTGATGATGGCGGTGAACGGCGCGGGCAGCGTGGCCGGTGGGCTGCTCGCCCTGCGGCTGCGCCCGCGCAGACCGCTCGCGGCAGGGGCCCTCGCGCTGTCCGCCGTGGTGGTGAACCTGGTGGTGCTGGCGCTCGGGACACCGGTGTTCGCACTGGGGGCCGGACAGTTCGTGGCGGGCGCGGCGTTCGCGTTCTGGCTGGTGATGTGGTCGACGACGGTGCAGACCCATGTCCCGCCGGAGGCCCTGAACCGTCTGCACGCCTACGACGTGGCGGGCTCGCTCCTGATGGTGGCGGCGGGCCGGGCGCTGGCCGGACCGGTGGCGGAGGCGGTGGGCGCACCGGAAGTGCTGCTGGCCGGCGCGGTGATCAACATGCTGGTGGTGGGCGTGCTGCTGATGGCGCGGCCGATCCGGCGGCTGGAGCGGATCGGATGA
- a CDS encoding SDR family oxidoreductase — translation MGNFLAGKVVAVTGAGRGIGRAVARAAAAEGARVVVNDYGVSIEGGEPSSDVARSVVKEIEAAGGEAVAVADDISTMAGGQRIVDTALDRFGRIDGVVCVAGILRERMLFNMSEEEWDPVLATHLKGTFTVFRAASAVMRKQEGGGTLIGFTSGNHQGSVAQANYSAAKGGIISLVRSAALGLHKYGVTANAVAPVARTRMSANVPMELAEIGEPEDVAALVVYLLSERARAERITGQVYTIAGPKIAVWAQPRELRAGYADGAWTPEKIADFLPGTVGVDPMPMLARLEEMAAAARAGTRPNA, via the coding sequence ATGGGGAACTTCTTGGCAGGCAAGGTGGTCGCCGTCACGGGGGCCGGCCGGGGCATCGGGCGGGCGGTCGCACGCGCCGCCGCCGCCGAGGGGGCACGGGTCGTCGTCAACGACTACGGCGTCTCCATCGAGGGCGGAGAGCCGAGCAGCGATGTCGCGCGGTCCGTCGTGAAGGAGATCGAGGCGGCGGGCGGAGAGGCGGTCGCGGTCGCCGACGACATCTCCACGATGGCGGGCGGGCAGCGGATCGTGGACACGGCGCTCGACCGGTTCGGGCGGATCGACGGGGTCGTGTGCGTCGCCGGGATCCTGCGCGAGCGGATGCTGTTCAACATGTCCGAGGAGGAGTGGGACCCGGTTCTCGCCACCCATCTCAAGGGCACCTTCACGGTATTCCGCGCCGCGTCCGCGGTGATGCGCAAGCAGGAGGGCGGCGGCACACTCATCGGCTTCACCAGCGGCAACCACCAGGGCAGCGTGGCCCAGGCCAACTACAGCGCGGCCAAGGGCGGGATCATCTCGCTCGTCCGCAGCGCGGCGCTCGGCCTGCACAAGTACGGCGTCACGGCGAACGCCGTCGCCCCGGTGGCCCGTACCCGGATGTCCGCCAACGTACCGATGGAACTGGCGGAGATCGGGGAGCCGGAGGACGTGGCGGCGCTCGTCGTGTACCTGCTGAGCGAACGGGCCCGCGCCGAGCGGATCACCGGTCAGGTGTACACGATCGCGGGCCCGAAGATCGCGGTCTGGGCCCAGCCGAGGGAACTGCGCGCGGGGTACGCGGACGGGGCCTGGACTCCCGAGAAGATCGCCGACTTCCTGCCGGGGACGGTGGGGGTGGACCCGATGCCGATGCTGGCGCGGCTGGAGGAGATGGCGGCGGCGGCCAGGGCGGGCACCCGGCCCAACGCCTGA
- a CDS encoding ribosomal maturation YjgA family protein, with protein MTAPVAGRASAARTRALAAGGAVLTVAAGLGIRSAAGGDVAKYAGDALYTVLIHVLVVIVAPRARPLPVAGVALAFSWAVEFAQLTGVPAELSARSGVARLVLGSTFNSPDLFWYAVGAGAACGAHAWAVRRGRCGWAAGRARVE; from the coding sequence ATGACGGCGCCGGTGGCCGGGCGGGCGTCGGCCGCGCGTACGAGGGCGCTGGCGGCGGGTGGCGCGGTGCTCACCGTGGCCGCCGGGCTCGGCATCCGGTCGGCGGCGGGCGGGGATGTCGCCAAGTACGCCGGGGACGCGCTGTACACGGTGCTGATCCACGTCCTGGTGGTGATCGTCGCACCGAGGGCGCGTCCGCTGCCGGTGGCGGGGGTGGCGCTGGCCTTCAGCTGGGCGGTGGAGTTCGCCCAGCTGACCGGCGTACCGGCGGAGCTGTCGGCGCGCAGCGGGGTGGCCCGGCTGGTGCTCGGCTCGACGTTCAACTCCCCGGACCTGTTCTGGTACGCGGTGGGGGCGGGAGCGGCCTGTGGTGCGCACGCGTGGGCGGTGCGGCGTGGCAGGTGTGGGTGGGCTGCGGGGCGGGCGCGCGTCGAATAG
- a CDS encoding acyl-CoA dehydrogenase: MDLTYTEEEEEFRARLRKWLASVLPGLPAKPPPDDWPARRAYDTAWQRMLHDAGYAGLHWPLDAGGRGATPTQHLIYLEETERAGAPYVGANFVGLLHAGPTIAAEGTAGQRARWLPPVLRGDEIWCQGFSEPDAGSDLAALRTRAVRDGDHYVVSGQKIWTSHAEVADWCELLVRTDPEAPKHRGISWLALPMDAPGITVRPLRTLAGSTEFAEMFLDEVRVPVSHRVGAENDGWRVTMVTLSFERGTAFVGEVVACRRTLGELAAAARANGRWDDPVLRRRLGRLNAEFRALWRLTQWNVSEAQRSGGVPGTGGSVFKLRYSQARQELYGAAAEVLGADSLDLDREWVLDRLSSLSYTIAAGTSQIQRNIVAERMLGLPKGR, from the coding sequence GTGGACCTCACGTACACGGAGGAAGAGGAGGAGTTCCGGGCGCGGCTGCGGAAGTGGCTCGCCTCGGTGCTCCCCGGGCTGCCCGCGAAGCCCCCGCCCGACGACTGGCCCGCCCGCCGCGCGTACGACACCGCCTGGCAGCGGATGCTCCACGACGCCGGGTACGCCGGTCTGCACTGGCCGCTCGACGCGGGCGGCCGGGGCGCCACCCCCACCCAGCACCTGATCTACCTGGAGGAGACCGAGCGGGCCGGTGCCCCGTACGTCGGCGCCAACTTCGTCGGGCTGCTGCACGCCGGGCCCACCATCGCCGCCGAGGGCACGGCCGGTCAGCGGGCCCGCTGGCTGCCGCCCGTCCTGCGCGGCGACGAGATCTGGTGCCAGGGGTTCAGCGAACCGGACGCGGGCTCCGACCTGGCCGCGCTGCGCACCCGGGCCGTACGGGACGGCGACCACTACGTGGTGAGCGGACAGAAGATCTGGACCTCGCACGCCGAGGTCGCCGACTGGTGCGAACTGCTCGTGCGTACGGATCCGGAGGCGCCGAAACACCGCGGCATCAGCTGGCTCGCCCTGCCGATGGACGCGCCGGGGATCACCGTCCGCCCGCTGCGGACCCTCGCCGGGTCCACGGAGTTCGCCGAGATGTTCCTCGACGAGGTCCGGGTGCCGGTCTCCCACCGCGTCGGCGCGGAGAACGACGGCTGGCGGGTCACCATGGTCACCCTCTCCTTCGAACGCGGTACGGCCTTCGTCGGCGAGGTCGTCGCCTGCCGCCGCACCCTCGGTGAACTGGCGGCGGCCGCGCGGGCGAACGGCCGCTGGGACGACCCGGTGCTGCGCCGCCGGCTCGGCAGGCTGAACGCGGAATTCCGGGCGCTGTGGCGGCTCACCCAGTGGAACGTCAGCGAGGCCCAGCGCAGCGGCGGCGTCCCCGGCACCGGCGGATCGGTCTTCAAACTGCGCTACTCGCAGGCCCGCCAGGAGCTGTACGGGGCGGCGGCCGAGGTGCTCGGTGCGGACAGCCTCGATCTGGACCGGGAGTGGGTCCTGGACCGGCTGTCCTCCCTCTCGTACACGATCGCCGCGGGCACCTCGCAGATCCAGCGGAACATCGTCGCCGAGCGGATGCTCGGCCTGCCGAAGGGGCGCTGA